In Eleutherodactylus coqui strain aEleCoq1 chromosome 11, aEleCoq1.hap1, whole genome shotgun sequence, a single window of DNA contains:
- the UQCRFS1 gene encoding cytochrome b-c1 complex subunit Rieske, mitochondrial codes for MLSLVARSGAFSPYLSATSYAVAGQLKPLASGVVLHSDKVPLDVKRPFLTRETLSGQAASGPLSATAGISGPSSIRFLHSDVTVPDFADYRRPEVANSTKSSRPSDEYRKSFSYLVTGVTTVATAYVAKNVVTQFVSSMSASADVLALSKIEVKLSEIPEGKNVCVKWRGKPLFIRHRTPGEIEKEAQVDLSELRDPQHDLDRVKKPEWAILIGVCTHLGCVPIANAGDYGGYYCPCHGSHYDASGRIRKGPAPLNLEVPYYEFVEDLVIVG; via the exons ATGTTGTCCCTGGTCGCCCGCTCCGGTGCCTTTTCCCCGTACCTATCCGCCACCTCGTATGCCGTGGCTGGGCAGCTGAAGCCGCTGGCCTCCGGAGTCGTCCTGCACAGTGATAAAGTCCCGCTGGATGTGAAGAGGCCGTTCCTCACCCGGGAGACCCTGAGCGGACAGGCCGCCTCTGGACCCCTCTCCGCCACAGCCGGCATCAGTG GTCCCTCCAGCATCCGCTTCTTGCACAGCGATGTCACCGTACCCGATTTCGCAGACTACCGCCGCCCCGAAGTCGCAAACAGCACGAAATCCTCTCGCCCCAGTGATGAATACAGAAAAAGCTTCTCCTACCTGGTCACCGGCGTCACCACCGTCGCCACCGCGTACGTGGCCAAGAACGTTGTCACGCAGTTCGTATCCAGCATGAGCGCCTCCGCCGACGTATTGGCTTTGTCAAAGATCGAAGTCAAACTGTCCGAAATCCCCGAAGGCAAGAACGTGTGCGTCAAGTGGAGAGGCAAGCCCCTGTTCATACGCCACAGAACGCCCGGTGAGATCGAGAAGGAGGCTCAGGTCGACTTGAGCGAGCTCCGAGACCCTCAGCATGATCTTGACCGGGTGAAGAAACCAGAGTGGGCCATCCTGATCGGAGTCTGCACCCATCTTGGTTGCGTGCCCATAGCCAATGCTGGGGACTATGGAGGATACTACTGTCCTTGCCACGGTTCGCACTATGACGCCTCTGGTAGAATTAGGAAGGGCCCTGCGCCACTTAACCTTGAGGTTCCCTACTATGAGTTCGTGGAAGACCTTGTAATAGTTGGTTGA